From a single Candidatus Margulisiibacteriota bacterium genomic region:
- a CDS encoding rubredoxin yields MDKYECIVCGYIYDPAENDNVAFADLPEDWTCPECGVGKDQFEKV; encoded by the coding sequence ATGGATAAGTATGAATGTATTGTTTGTGGATATATCTATGACCCAGCAGAGAACGATAATGTTGCTTTTGCTGACCTCCCTGAAGACTGGACCTGTCCAGAGTGCGGAGTAGGTAAAGATCAGTTCGAAAAAGTATAG